In the genome of Daucus carota subsp. sativus chromosome 9, DH1 v3.0, whole genome shotgun sequence, the window tattagattactAGTTTTTTAcattaatcagattatatatatatatatatatatatatatatatatatatatatatatatatagggttgcactcaagaaagaacactttaaaaaaagaacaacaaagaacactatcataacacttcattttttataaaaaaatgatttattaagattataattacatgGTTTAATaccaattaaacttaatatatgaaatctaacaccccaaactcatccaaattattactatgaaatattatggaatccagaatagaatcaagaacagaatccagaatagaatcatatagatatatcttttgcacgattattttacatagaaacatgttatttttaatttaaatttattgttaaacatggtgtatactgtttttattcataataaaacgttaatcaccttaaaatttgaatttaattcaagtttttgatgagattctacatttgattctaaagtgttctgtgttgttctttttttaagagtgttctgttttgagcaatggcctatatatatatactagcctttaacccgtgcaaagcacgggcgcgtatataattcttaaattattaattattaattataatttaaatcgtaacgccattttattagtattttagtattaatgaattgaattctaattaaattatattaaccaactgattatatcttctaacggaaatttagctttcacaatttattatctatctataaatattttctgatattgatatgtgacagtttattattcaattaattttaaatcaaaattttcatatatcatatatcttcatatgttatgtaatggttcatatttgtaatgaaatataacatgttagagttgaatttcgagtagaatatgttataattaaaaagtagcgttttcaattatttatatgtattttagacaaaagattcaaaattatatatttataattagttatacatttatttataagtattttttaatattaatatatgttattaacaatagtttcaccttttttcaactaattataaattatatataaaagatattaatatacatcaggagtgtttttagtatatgaaactgtttaatagatatctacatgttgcagacttttagttttagaggagtgtaccaaaccaaaattttgtacgacttacaaattatacccatgttggctttttatagtactagcttatagcccgtgcaaggcacgggagctttttaattatttataaattttttaaatatattttaaatgatgtgaaaaaatttaatttataaataataaattaaaattgtatatatcatgccaaagtattaaattctttctatcaaattttaaattattttaagtagaatatgtgacgccaactcctattagattatatttataaatgtattttatattagaattattataatgtcatttaaatattttttttaaaaatttttatggttcgagattacatttgatgaacacaatttgttttgaattaagaagatgaatcataaacgtgcaataagatggtagaatttgttttggattaagaaatattttctgtatttgttcctcacataaatcgggcttattaattttgaaatatattaggtaaaaataattttgtgactgtgcgatttatatgattctacaaataaaattgctagaaaatatttattttggattaaaaaaaatcataaacacgtgaaatactgaatttgttttggattcagaaaaggatttataaacatgcaagtagatatcagttgtcttatggaacaaaagttaattttgttctaatctaacggtgcttatttgttcaatattcgatccgatggataaaaataattttgtgacggtgtgaTTTATACGATTCCACAATTAAAAtctgtagaaaatatttattttggattaaaaaaaaaaccaaaaacacatgaaagaaagaatttgttttgaatttagaaaaggaattataaacatgcaagtagatgtcagtttccttatagatcagaatttaattttgttttaatctaacggtgtttatttgttcaatatacgatccaacggatgataagcttttggaccacaggaccatgcgaccaaattatctcccttacgcttattatatataagtatataatataatagtatagatatatagggtagcactccatagcataccctcttatatggagttacgtagcacaccattataaatatatacataatatatattctattatattttttatgaaatataattgcaaattttgattattaaaccgaaaacgaagttatacaatttttttattccaaagatcatctaaaattatgcaatatctcaacatgattctataacagaataataatcatccagaattttattctgttgtagaatcagtttcgaaaatatactttttttaatcaaattttaagtgttaaattacttaaaatagatttattttatagtattctatattagaatcacgttttatatgtattttataacagaatttataataaaattgatgatttatattggcgtactatgtaactccatataaggagtccctctctggaatgttgacctatatatatatatattattttcttgtatattgatttatgttttgtttgatttgttttttttgtcaCGATATTTGGgaagatgataaactttcttaaatgaaaaatatgtcagatgcggtttattgtatttcgatacaattcatctatGTGTCGGTagaccttaaaaaaaaaattcaaaggcATTTGATATTAATGTCCCCCGACATACTGAACTTTTACTTCCGGGGCCGGCCGATGGGCTTGACGATATGGCGTTTGAGAAAAAAAGGATGAACGCTGTAAGCGTTTTGAATTGCTAAGATAATATTTAGAACCATCGTCCGAATTTAACTATCATGATTTTTAATCAATTGGTTGAAATTTCTTCAAGTCTTTTTACTAGGGCTTCTAATTCCTAGCTAGCTGAAGACAAAATAGGTGGTGAACTGGTGATCAAGGACGAAGCTCCGCAGTTAAAGGTAACGATACTTTTCTTTGTGACAAttttataatatcaattttaCCACTAAGATTGCGTTTTGagaaattttgtttcaaattttggatttcaaatgaaatttgatgtgtcattttaaattctcaacTTTATACTCGTATCTAAATGtcatggatttcatttgaaatccaaatccaatttctTTTATGTATCCAAACATTTGATttgatcaaattcagaatttcgaatgaaattcaagttcccaaacatgTAATTAGTTGACCAGGGTGCTTAAGCCCCCGCCACTATCCGTATCCATGATCCAACCTCATCCGACCGTAGGTTTTGAACATGAACTCCCTAGGTTAAAGGTTGATAGTTGTTGAACAGCAGCTTCTACGACTAACAAGTTAAAAGATTCATGCATTAAAATATATCGAACAAAATTTCAAGAATAAGCATATGATGTACAGAGAACCCTGACCAGATAATCGGAATGTTAGACAGGATTGTTGTTTCCATTTGTAATAAAGAAATGTGGTTGATTAAGATAAAAAGGACTTGATCACATCTTTTATGATATTGCTAGTCATAAGCAATATAATTATTGGAATATAACATGATTTATTTAAGAAGGTACATAATTTTTGTCACTCGGACTCAGAAATGACTTCTAACACATTTGTAAAAGAATGGACATTTGATGATCTGAAAGGATTAGGTGGCATTTTCGGACATTCTTCACTTTCTAACATATGGATCACGTGTTTCATTGAAGGTCTGTCCACTGGATGCCACCCTATGCACCATAATCCGATAACTGTTAACTTCTTTGCTATGTTTGAATCTTCTTCTTTCTCTACTTGAATTGCTACTTCTCCACCTTCCAAACGATGAAAAATCCATTCAGGAAAGTATGATTCGCTGTTGTCTTCCGCTGTACTATTGTTCCTTGCTCCCACCATCTCAAGCAATAACATTCCAAAACTATAAACATCTGATTTGGACGACACCTTTCCAAAATTTCTAGAAAACACTTCTGGTGCGATATAGCCAATGGTCCCCCTGGCCATAGTCATCGATACAATGCTTTGGTCCTTGGAACACAATTTGGCCAAACCAAAATCAGAAATTTTGGGACAGAAATTTTGGTCCAATAGGATATTATGAGGTTTAATATCAAAATGCAGGATCTGTTGAGCACACCCTTCGTGAAGATATTCAATTCCTTTAGCTATGCCTAGAGCAATTTCTTGCATCTTCTCCCAGCCGAGGAAATTGTTCTGGTGATATTTGCCACTGTATGTAAACTTTTCAAGCGAATTATTAGGTTGGAACTCGTAAACAAGAGCTCTATTGCAACCATCAGCACAATAGCCCACCAAGCGAACCACATTAACATGATAGATTCGCCCTATAGTTCCCACTTCATTGATGAAATCTTCTCCATTAGCTTTCGGATCACAATTGAGGACCTTGACTGCAACAACAATGTCATTGGTGATTTGACCTCTGTACACCGACCCATATCCTCCTTGTCCTAATTTATCGCTGAACTGACTAGTGATTTTCTTGATATCAGAATAGCTGTATCTTGTCGGCTTCATGGCTTTGTAATCCGTCAGAaacatttcaattttcaatttatcgTATTTCTTTTGCCTATATGATCTGATTATGTAATACAGTAATGCTATAAGTACAATCACAATTAGAGTACCACCAGGAATTATACCTGCAATGGGTTTAATTGAATCCTCATGCCCACCTGTAAAATTTTAGTGTTCTTAATCAATATGCATAGGTAATAAACTACTTATTATGCAAAAATAAGtaggtatattatatattatgatcaCAAAGCATGCATCATGATGTCCAGAGTTTGTAAAAGCTAGTACTTGTGATTACTGAAATACCTCTAGATAAACATATGGTACTGTGATTAGCTGTTTTGTTGTTACTGGTAGTATTATCCTTCTTCAGCTTACAGTGCTCCCCCTTGGCTTCACATGTTTTACAATCTGGAGTTGACCATTGGAGGTAAAAGTATCCAGATAGATATTGATATGGGATTGAAGAGTTAAAAACTCTACTGCATGAGTTTATGGAGGGTGAAGCAGTGTTTTCGTAGTAACTGAAATAGTAGACTGGGAAAGATTGTCCGCTAAGAGTAGCGAGTATTGCAGGGGAAATGCTCTCGGAACTCACCTTTGACTCACCTTTAATTCTTGAGTCACAACTGACAAATGAAGTACTGTCTTTATCAGGATAATACTGTGGATCCCTTTCTTGAAAAGGAAGAGGAGTTTTTTCAGATGGAGATAAAGTTGATTTGGAAACAAACTTTAGATTGTTGGTTGAGTAGTATGAAGTATCAAAGTTTATAATTTGAGATGCGTACTGTATTCCACGGACAGGTACCTCTTTAGAAAGGAGGATTTGGATTCCTTGAAGAGATGTATCTGCAAGGTACTGGAAGTGTAGCAAAGTTTTTCCTCTGTGACATGAAACTCGGAAACCAGGGTAGCCACAGTGCTCGGGCTGCTTCTCCTTGAGCCAAAACGGGAATCGAATTTCTGGGCCATGATGGGAGCATCTGGTCATCCTACACTCCTCACCTTCAGCTGTTACAACTCTTATTGTAAACACTAGTATTACCCAAGAAAGATAAACGGACACTTGGAAAGCCATGGATTTGCTAGTCCTGTGCCTTAAGGTGTAATAACTTGGGGTGGTTACTGGGGAAGAAATATATGAACATATGAAGTCTATTCCTTGACTTGGAACTCTTCCATTtagtcaaaattttgaaatttcatGAGGTGGCCACACACCTAAAGTCTTCCAGACAACAATGAAGAACTTTCTGCCTTGATGACTTTTCCACTCAAAAATACTATAACATCTCTGTATCTAACTATTAAGTTTAGAAAAAAGATGGGCATCAGGAGCTTTCTTTCTTTCGTATTCATCTTTATGGTATCATCTTCTTTAAGCTCGTCATGCTGTAAGGCTTCGTCTTCGTCTCCATCTTCTTGCGGTGATATCAAAAACATAAGCTGTCCTTTTACACTAAAAGGTGATAGTCAGAAATGTGATGCTTCTTTCTTCATCCAAGAGCTCTCTTGCATCAATAATCGTACTGTCTTGTACTTGCTTCCAGATAAACTCTTATATTATGTTAAGAGTATCAATTAtac includes:
- the LOC108203163 gene encoding rust resistance kinase Lr10-like, translated to MAFQVSVYLSWVILVFTIRVVTAEGEECRMTRCSHHGPEIRFPFWLKEKQPEHCGYPGFRVSCHRGKTLLHFQYLADTSLQGIQILLSKEVPVRGIQYASQIINFDTSYYSTNNLKFVSKSTLSPSEKTPLPFQERDPQYYPDKDSTSFVSCDSRIKGESKVSSESISPAILATLSGQSFPVYYFSYYENTASPSINSCSRVFNSSIPYQYLSGYFYLQWSTPDCKTCEAKGEHCKLKKDNTTSNNKTANHSTICLSRGGHEDSIKPIAGIIPGGTLIVIVLIALLYYIIRSYRQKKYDKLKIEMFLTDYKAMKPTRYSYSDIKKITSQFSDKLGQGGYGSVYRGQITNDIVVAVKVLNCDPKANGEDFINEVGTIGRIYHVNVVRLVGYCADGCNRALVYEFQPNNSLEKFTYSGKYHQNNFLGWEKMQEIALGIAKGIEYLHEGCAQQILHFDIKPHNILLDQNFCPKISDFGLAKLCSKDQSIVSMTMARGTIGYIAPEVFSRNFGKVSSKSDVYSFGMLLLEMVGARNNSTAEDNSESYFPEWIFHRLEGGEVAIQVEKEEDSNIAKKLTVIGLWCIGWHPVDRPSMKHVIHMLESEECPKMPPNPFRSSNVHSFTNVLEVISESE